The Salmo salar chromosome ssa06, Ssal_v3.1, whole genome shotgun sequence sequence taaccagattaaatcgggtacgttttttatccggcggtgtaaatactgccccctagccctaacaggttaatgaagctcccagttgagaacttgtgagccgtctgtttctcaaactagacactctaatgtacttgtcctcttgctcagttgtgcaccggggcctcacactctttctattctggttagagccagtttgcgctgttcggtgaagggagtagtacacagctttgtacaagatcttcagtttcttggcaatttctcgcatggaatagccttaatttctcagaacaagaatagactgacaagtttcagaagaaaggtctttgtttttggccattttgagcctgtaatcaaacccacaaatgctaatgctccagatactaaactagtctaaaggccagttttattgcttctttaatcagaacaatagttttcagatgtgctaacataattgcaaaagggttttcaaatgatcaattagccttttaaaatgataaacttggattagctaacacaacaagccattggaacacaggagtgatggttgctgagaataggcctctatacgcctatgtagatattccataaaaatcggccttttccagctacaatagtcatttacaacattaacaatgtgtacactgtatttctgatcaatttgatgttattttaatagacaaaaaatgtgtttttctttcaaaaacaaggacaattctaagtgaccccaaacttttgaacagtagtgtatgtgatgatgatgaggactacctggcctgatgactccttgctgtccccagtccacctggttgtgctgctgctccagtttcaactgttctgcctgtggctatggaaccctgacctgttcaccggacgtgctaccttgtctcgGACCtgttgttttcgactctctctctctactgcacctgctgtctctaactctaaatgctcagctatgaaaagccaactgacatttactccttaggtgctgacctgttgcaccctattattattatttgaccctgctggtcatctatgaacgtttgaacatcttagccatgtactgttataatctcaacccggctcagccagtagaggactggccaccattCATAACtttgttcctctctaggtttcttcctacgtTCCTGCCTTTCTATGGAATAtctcctagccaccatgcttctacatctgcattgcttgctgtttggggttttaggctgggtttctgtatagcactttgtgacatcggctgatgtaaaaagggctttataaataaacgtgattgattgattgatgaggaTTGTAGGAAAGTGATCCTTTCTCTACTTATGACAGAGAACATTAGGTGGCATTGGTCCCTGAAGTGAGTACAACATCAACAGTCCTAAAATATGGTTTTTCtctcttgttaataaactatattaTGACAAAGGTATTTGTAATAAAGTGGAAATAGAGACAAATAACACAAAATCCTGAACTAAAAAAGATGATAAACAATAAAGATACTACAGCTGATGACAGGGTTGTGTGCAACTAAACTTTTGCATAACATATGATACCTTCCCACTACTAGGAGAGTCACTACTTCTTGTCTTTGGCATCTTTAGCGGGCTGCTCAATAAGTTTCCCACTGTGATACTTCTGTCCGATCCCATAAGGTACATGTGCAGCGATGGTCCCCATCTTTATGGCCGCCTCGATGTGAAACATCTGGTTGTCGAAGAATATGTGGGGCCTGATCTCCTGCAGGATGGGACCTTTGGGGGCCCCTTTTAGGAATCGGATGTCATCGATCTCCAGGCCCCAGCTCCTGAGGGTATTAAGGACACGGGCCCCCGAGCAGTCTTCTCCGCGGGCTGTTAGCAGGTAGGTATGAATGGGGCAGGTCAGACGCTCGTTCTTAGCGTAGAACTTTCTCTGGAGCTTCACCAGTGCCTCCAGGAAACACTTCAAGGGACCCTGAGTGAAACAATGAGACATAGAGTTGGAAAAGTATTATTTTTACTTTTGTCCAAAATCAAAGCATATAATACATCCACGGGATCCACTTTATTAGGATAGCCCCCTATTATAGATGGTCTTAAGATATGCAACAACATGGTAGGTATAAGGAAAGGGTTAGCTAAGATTAGGGATAGTGCGATAGTTACTTAATAAAACGTTTGCTGCTAGTTAGTTGAACGTCTATAAGCCCTCTTTAGGGCAATAACTAAATCAAGGAAATCTGACATAAAATACAGTCCTCTCATGATCACCTTTGTAAGAGGTGTGTTCTTAAATTTCTTCTCGTGCTCAATGAACGCGTCCAGGCCCTGTTGTTTGTAGATGATCTTTGACTCGTCAGAGAAGAGGACACCGTCCCCGTCAAAAGCTACTTTCAGCTGGGTGTCAGAAAGCTggttctccacatctccagatgTAAACATGGTCGCTGCAGCAATGTCTGTTTATAAGACATAAAGGGGTTATACATGCTCATAACAAGTCATACAAACCATTACAACAGTTATGGCTAGATAGGATATAGCTACAGACGGATTTTCATTGCTATGGCAACAGCTAGCTAGATCGttaggttagttagctagctttgATTCCCTAGGCGATGAGAGTATATGTACTTTTAACTAACTGGTTTCCCCATTCATCTGTGATGACAGCTAGTGTTCATATGGATGTCACCATGACATGCCAATTAGCTAACGTTATTGCTCTCTGTAATCATGACGTAGATCTACAGTTTTTGACTTAGCATCCATGCTAATCTAAACCAGTCCATCCTAAACCAGAAGCATCACCACCTACCCTCCTCAATGGCCTCAGTGACTTTCTCTCCATCCATGGAGAGGTACAGGTTGGTCATGCAGGCCTTTAGATAGCCAATGGGGCTTTGACCTCCCGTCATACAGAATCTCTCAATGGTTAAATCTGTCAGGTAGAGGGAACCATTGCTTTTTTATCAGAAACTCATAGAAATGTGATGGTATGGTCATCAGGCTGGTAGCCGAAGATTGCTACTACATATCATGAACAACAGCATATAAACATTAAAAACAACATATTTGGTGAAAAGAACAacacgaccctgcctcacacaggaagcggcgcaggtcctaatccaggcacttgtcatctcccgtctggattactgcaactcgctgttggctgggctccctgcctgtgccattaaacccctacaactcatccagaacgccgcagcccgtctggtgttcaaccttcccaagttctctcacgtcaccccgctcctccgctctctccactggcttccagtcgaagctcgcatccgctacaagaccatggtgcttgcctacggagctgtgaggggaacggcacctccgtaccttcaggctctgatcaggccctacacccaaacaagggcactccgttcatccacctctggcctgctcgcctccctacctctgaggaagcacagttcccgctcagcccagtcaaaactgttcgctgctctggcaccccaatggtggaacaagctccctcacgacgccaggacagcggagtcaatcaccaccttccggagacacctgaaaccccacctcttcaaggaatacctgggataggataaagtaatccttctaaccccccccttaaaagatttagatgcactattgtaaagtggttgttccactggatattataggtgaatgcaccaatttgtaagtcgctctggataagagcgtctgctaaatgactaaaatgtaaatgtaaatgtaacataaAGTTGGATGTCCAATCATTCAATGAAACATGAACATACATTGCAAAACAGGTATGTCTTAACACATTGTAGGTGTGGCGGAAACATTGCAGTACGCGTTACAGAGCATTATTTGAGATGTATGCGTGTTGTAGGCGTGTTTTACGCACCGTAGTGGTTGATGCTGTTGATGAGGCGAACACCGACCTGGGCATGGTTATTAGTCATCAGGATGATATCAATCAGCTCTTCACTGTCAGGGTAGAGCTGCCTCAGTCTGGACTTCACCGTCATCAGAGCTtgcagtgtgtgagagtgtgttttcAGGGATTAAGAAATGATGACACAAGCTGGCTGGTTTGTACTAGACTAGAccaactacaacctggctggtttgtactagactagaccaactacaacctggctggtttgtactagactagaccaactacaacctggctggtttgTACTGGACTAGAccaactacaacctggctggtttgtactagactagaccaactacaacctggctggtttgtactagactagaccaactacaacctggctggtgtgtactagactagaccaactacaacctggctggtttgAACTAGATTAGAccaactacaacctggctggttagtactagactagaccaactacaacctggctggtttgtactagactagaccaactacaacctggctggtttgAACTAGATTAGACCAACTACAACCTGACTGGTTTGTACTAGACTAGAccaactacaacctggctggtgtGTATTAGACTGAAAGCCACGCTTCCAATAAACCACACCTCCAATCTGATAGGCAGCCACTACAATATATTATCAAAAACACCTCCCATCACAAAAAGGTTTCTTTTCAAACCTTTACACAAGGGTTTCTTGAAGAATCTTTTCAGAGGGGTTCCTCAAGGAAACCTTTTTCAACTGGAAAGGTTCTGCAGGTGTGGCAACCCAAAATGTTCTTCCAGGCACCTTtacttctaagagtgtagtgcaGCTTAAATAGGGGAAGAACAAGAATAATCTGCCAACGTGTCATTCATGCATTCATGTATAGATGGTGTTCATAACAGTGGGAAACAATATTGGCTATTGTAATTCTGAGTAAAACACTATTCTAGACGCATTACACAAATTGTATTTAGGCCTAAAGACATTGGCAACACAGAGTGAATGACGTTTCCCTTCACCTACAATACAGAATCTATATGAAGTCGTAGCACAACCCCACCCTGTGATACTCCCATGTACAGACATGGAGGTAGTCCATATCTTTAGTTAATTCAATCCCTCTATTATACCTTCACAAGGCGAAACGCAACACCTGGCATGAGTGGCTCATTCTCGTGCTCCTGTTGATTCATGTAGGCCATGTACTTCTCGACTCCCTCTTCCTCGTAGATCTTCCACTCCGTAACCATGTTGAACAGGGTGCGAGAGAAGACGGCGATAGTAACGGCATTTTGGGGTTTGAGCTATTTGGAAAGCAAGATTATAAAGCAAAGGTTTTGATGAAAGAAATTTACCAATATTGTACATTTAAAGATGAGGAATTTATAGGCAAAAGGCAAACAACAGCtgcaaatgtaaaaatgtatcacTTACGGGTTTAGGTTTCTTTGTTTTTGAACTGTCAGAACAGGCTTTTGATGCTGCCCAGTCCTTTTCCTCTCCAGCGTTAGTGGCTGCTGGATCGGTAGGTTTGATTTCACTCATATTTGGCCTGGGATGGAAAAGTTCTAGATCTGGTAGTTCCGTAACACTGATTCCAAATGTAGATGGACAGACCAAGCGATGAcaagtttatggaaatgtttgGATGAGCGAGTCTAACTCTGTTGTTCTGCATTCTCTTACATCAGATCTGACATGTCATATAACTCGCAAACACTCATGGGATAGGCCAAATGTCGCGTTGACTATCACTGTTAAAAAATGCAACTCGTTTGCCAGTTCACTTCACCTATTTTGTGGTCTGTCTAACACGTTCTGACAGAGCTCAGAACGTGTTATCGGACAGCTATATATACCTGCTTACATTTTGgaagcaaaata is a genomic window containing:
- the LOC106608203 gene encoding cytosolic 5'-nucleotidase 1A-like, which produces MTVKSRLRQLYPDSEELIDIILMTNNHAQVGVRLINSINHYDLTIERFCMTGGQSPIGYLKACMTNLYLSMDGEKVTEAIEEDIAAATMFTSGDVENQLSDTQLKVAFDGDGVLFSDESKIIYKQQGLDAFIEHEKKFKNTPLTKGPLKCFLEALVKLQRKFYAKNERLTCPIHTYLLTARGEDCSGARVLNTLRSWGLEIDDIRFLKGAPKGPILQEIRPHIFFDNQMFHIEAAIKMGTIAAHVPYGIGQKYHSGKLIEQPAKDAKDKK